Genomic segment of Parageobacillus genomosp. 1:
TGCTGCGCGAGATCAACGATGAATGGAAAGCGGGGAATGGCCGGTGAAGGTGGAAGCGATCTTGCAAGAAGCGCTACATTCGATCGGCGATTTCTTCCCGATTCAACAATACCGCCGCGTGCACGGAGGCGATATCAATGACGCCTTCTACGTTCAAAGCGAAAAGCAGCCATATTTTATAAAAATGCGCCGCACCTTTCCACACCGTTTTTTCGAATGTGAACAGACAGGATTGGAGACCATTCGAAACGCTAACGCCATCCGCGTTCCGTTCGTTTACGGCATGAAAGAAGCGAAGGAGTACGGGTTTTTGGTTTTAGAATGGATTGAAGGAAAGAAAACTAACAAAACGGCCGAACAGCTCGGGCATGGCATCGCCCGCCTTCATCAATGCCGCGGCTTGGCATTTGGATTTGCGGAAGACAACTATATTGGACTATTACCGCAAAAAAATGGATGGTACGACAATTGGATCGATTATTTCCACGAATGCCGCCTGCTTCCGCAACTTCGGCTTGCGGAACAAAAAGGGCACATGCCTCTACAGCGGCGAAATAAGCTTGAGAAGTTGCTTTCCTCTTTGGAACGCTGGTTGCCAAAAGATTGCTCTCCGTCCTTATTGCACGGCGACCTGTGGGGCGGAAACTGGCTCGTCGGCGCAAACGGTGTTCCCTACTTGATCGATCCCGCTGTGTTTTACGGACACTATGAATTCGAAATCGCCTTTACTGAACTGTTCGGCGGGTTCCCTAGCCGCTTTTATGAAGCGTACAACGAACTCATGCCGCTTTCTTCCGATTATCATGAACGGAAACAATTATATCAGCTTTTCTATTTGCTTGTGCATTTGAACTTATTCGGGGAAACATACGGGAGTGCGGTCGATCGTGTGCTGCGAAGGTATGTCGGAGAATAATAGAAAATATAAACACCCTTCCCCTGCTTCTAAGGAGAAGGGCAAGGGTGTTTATCTCCAATCCGTTATTTCACTTCCACCACCACATAATCCCAAAACGTATCCCCAATGTAGACAAGCAACGCCCATTTTCCTCGTTCGCCAAGCATCATATTCGACGGCAAATGGGCATCTGCTCCGTTATTTGGGCCTCCTAGGTCGCGTGTTGTCCAAACACTTTTTCCGTCCCATGTTAATGCAGGTGTGATAGCGCCGCTGCCTTCTTTTACTGCCACGATCGTCAGCTTTCCTTCCGGAATGGAATCGCCCCAGAAATGCCACATATATTTGCCGTTTTGATTGGCAAAGAATGGCGCATCGATAAAGGCGACCTTATTAGGCACGCCTCTCATTTGATAGCCGCCTGCTGAGAAAACGGGGCTTACCTGCCAGTCAATATTGCGAATAACTTTCTCGTCCACATGAACCGGTGGTTTTTCTGCCCCGCTTGTTTCTTCCGCATGGGATTCTATCCCCCGCGTTGGTTGCTTTGCTTCCTCGCTGCACGACGTTAAAGCAAAAACAATAACTGCTCCCAACAAACAGTAAATCGACCTTATCTTCTTAATATGCAACACATCCATTTCTCCTCCCCTATATACATTGCTTGACTTATACATTCGTCTAGCGTGGAAACAATCCTGCTAAGAAAAAAGGAATAGGCTCTTGTTTGTGGCAACTATTCTTTTGGTGTTAAAGTAAGTACATCCCCACCTTCTACTTTCCCTAATGTTGTCACATGATATGTTCCCTTCACCCAATCATCGATTTGATCATGATACCAGCGGCTGCTGAAATGCCCCGCCTGACCAGGCCCGACGATATGGTAGCCATGCTTGATATCGTTTACATCGATGACAAACCGCCAGGAAGCGCCATGGTTGACAATGCCTTCGTCCGTGAAGCTCGCTGCCTGCACCGTCACTTGGCTGCCGCCGACAGAAACCGGCTTTTCCCGATTGAAGAAAAACTGCAGCAACGGGGAGGAACTTGACATCGGATGGGCAAAGTAAAGTCGATGATAGTCTCCCCACTTCCACTTCGACGGGTCAGCGCCGTATTTTTCCGCCAACTGGTCGGTAACATGATGCAGCGCTGTCGCAAGCACACGGGCAAATCCGCCGTTTTCCGTAAACCATGGCGAGACATCTCCTTTCGCCGCCCGCCGCAGCAACTCATCAACCACCATCTGTTTTCCTTCAAACAACTTATCCACTTGTGGCGGAATATCTTTACGGAACAAAACTTTCGGAATTTCTTTCATCCACAAATGGAAAATCAGCGGGGCGGCATCGTCTTTGCGATCGACATAATCCCAATTGCGCAGCTCGGCGAGCACTTTTCGCTCGATTTTGGAAAGCGGCTCGCTAGCCACCGCTTGCACCAATACCGGCACAAATTCTTTCGCCCATAAGTTGGTTTGATCCATTTGCAGCTTTTTCATGTCTTCGAGCGTGAGATTATTTTTGCTTTCAAGCACTTGCGCAATCCGCATATAACGGCACGGCTGCGCCCAGTGGTGGCTGATATGGTATGAATAGTGATTTCCTATCACCTTGTTGTTCGCCGTAGCAATAAATCCTTCTTTTGGATTTACCACACGCGGCAGCCTGTCAAACGGAATAAATCCGATCCATTCGTATTCGTCCGTCCATCCTGGGACCGGAAGCAGACCGTCTCCTTTTTTGCGAACCGGAATCTTCCCGTTTGCTTTATACGCGATCGTTCCGTCTTTTGCCGCAAAAACAAAGTTTTGCGTCGGAACATGGAAATGCTCGAGCGCTTTTTCAAACTGCTGCCAGTTCGTTGCTTTATTCATTTCCAAGATGGCCTGCAGCTCTGTAGATGGATCCAGCGCCGTCCAGCATAGTGAGAACGCCATATTGTCATCTTTATATGCAAAATCGGAAATGACAGGACCGTGCCTTGTAATCGTCACCTTATATGGAATCGTTTTGCCGCCTTTGACTTTGATCGGCTCTTTCACGACCCTCGCGTCTTCCCACTTTCCGTTGTACAAAAATTGCCGCTTGTTGGCTGGATTTCTTTTTTCGATATATAAATCTTGCACATCCGGTCCGGTGTTTGTCACGCCCCACGCTACATGCTCGTTATGTCCTAAAATGATGC
This window contains:
- a CDS encoding DUF4871 domain-containing protein → MDVLHIKKIRSIYCLLGAVIVFALTSCSEEAKQPTRGIESHAEETSGAEKPPVHVDEKVIRNIDWQVSPVFSAGGYQMRGVPNKVAFIDAPFFANQNGKYMWHFWGDSIPEGKLTIVAVKEGSGAITPALTWDGKSVWTTRDLGGPNNGADAHLPSNMMLGERGKWALLVYIGDTFWDYVVVEVK
- a CDS encoding fructosamine kinase family protein; the protein is MKVEAILQEALHSIGDFFPIQQYRRVHGGDINDAFYVQSEKQPYFIKMRRTFPHRFFECEQTGLETIRNANAIRVPFVYGMKEAKEYGFLVLEWIEGKKTNKTAEQLGHGIARLHQCRGLAFGFAEDNYIGLLPQKNGWYDNWIDYFHECRLLPQLRLAEQKGHMPLQRRNKLEKLLSSLERWLPKDCSPSLLHGDLWGGNWLVGANGVPYLIDPAVFYGHYEFEIAFTELFGGFPSRFYEAYNELMPLSSDYHERKQLYQLFYLLVHLNLFGETYGSAVDRVLRRYVGE
- a CDS encoding penicillin acylase family protein codes for the protein MKTIAHPQMKTKRWKQTVWSTLVIIVFAVVGIVMFVNAYINRSLPQTKGELSVPGLLAEVKVVRDENGVPHITAKNEHDLFFAQGFVQAQDRLFQMDLSRRQASGQLSEVIGEATVKRDKFFRTLGLRRAAKASYDAYNEEAKKVLQAFADGVNAYIELAKQEGRLPIEFRLLGYEPKPWTPIDSLTIGKYMAFDLGGHWQGQAFRYWTLKNLPKEKAYDLFPSYPKDAPTIVQAYKDVQLSVEKAFASAVIPREWNGSNNWVVSGKKTKSGKPLLANDPHLSLSTPSIWYQMHLQAPTLNVSGVIFAGIPGIILGHNEHVAWGVTNTGPDVQDLYIEKRNPANKRQFLYNGKWEDARVVKEPIKVKGGKTIPYKVTITRHGPVISDFAYKDDNMAFSLCWTALDPSTELQAILEMNKATNWQQFEKALEHFHVPTQNFVFAAKDGTIAYKANGKIPVRKKGDGLLPVPGWTDEYEWIGFIPFDRLPRVVNPKEGFIATANNKVIGNHYSYHISHHWAQPCRYMRIAQVLESKNNLTLEDMKKLQMDQTNLWAKEFVPVLVQAVASEPLSKIERKVLAELRNWDYVDRKDDAAPLIFHLWMKEIPKVLFRKDIPPQVDKLFEGKQMVVDELLRRAAKGDVSPWFTENGGFARVLATALHHVTDQLAEKYGADPSKWKWGDYHRLYFAHPMSSSSPLLQFFFNREKPVSVGGSQVTVQAASFTDEGIVNHGASWRFVIDVNDIKHGYHIVGPGQAGHFSSRWYHDQIDDWVKGTYHVTTLGKVEGGDVLTLTPKE